The following are from one region of the Vitis riparia cultivar Riparia Gloire de Montpellier isolate 1030 chromosome 9, EGFV_Vit.rip_1.0, whole genome shotgun sequence genome:
- the LOC117922784 gene encoding disease resistance protein RPV1-like — protein MRHLKTLWLSHSGIKELPTNIECLEALESLVLEGCSNFEKFPEIQKNMENLWNLNLDDTPIKELSCLIGHLSRLQFLDLSKCKNLRSVPSSILQLKSLHLCFLSDCSNLEIFSEIIEDMEHSKGLSLRESAITELPSSIERQICVARLDLSNCENLETLPNSIGMTCVSELLVRNCPKLHKLPDNLRSMQLKELDVSGCNLMAGAIPDDLWCLFSLQRLNVSGNNIDCIPDGIIRLSRLHFLFMNYCLMLKEIPELPSSLRWIEARGCPLLETLSSDAKHPLWSSLRNCLKSQIQDFECPIIGMHNCVSVFIPGSSEIPEWISHKSMGNEITIDLPKNWYEDNNFLGFALFCHHVLVDDDICKAFQCDIFAFDTLRLLISDGDQFGRVEKIEFIMDMNLDIKNSTLFADAALMVVYFPQIAISSEYRSNRWNKFKAGFSSYLRPITKASCGIHLIYAQDHPQQSLQLFNVKRSHDDTEDHPHHKRSKHV, from the exons ATGAGACATTTAAAGACGCTTTGGTTATCTCATAGTGGTATTAAAGAACTCCCAACCAACATTGAGTGCTTAGAGGCTCTTGAAAGTCTGGTGCTCGAAGGTTGCTCAAATTTTGAGAAGTTCCCTGAGATCCAAAAGAATATGGAAAATCTGTGGAATCTTAATCTAGATGATACTCCTATTAAAGAATTATCTTGCTTGATAGGTCATCTTTCCCGACTTCAATTCTTAGATTTGAGCAAATGCAAAAACTTGAGGAGTGTTCCAAGCAGCATTTTACAGTTGAAATCCCTGCACCTCTGCTTTCTCAGTGATTGTTCAAATCTAGAGATTTTTTCGGAGATCATAGAGGATATGGAACATTCAAAAGGCCTTTCTTTACGTGAATCAGCTATAACAGAGctgccatcatcaattgaacGTCAAATATGTGTGGCAAGGTTGGACTTGAGCAATTGTGAGAACCTTGAGACTCTTCCAAACAGCATTGGTATGACGTGTGTTAGTGAACTTCTTGTTCGTAACTGTCCAAAGCTCCACAAATTGCCCGACAATCTGAGAAGCATGCAGTTAAAAGAACTAGATGTAAGTGGTTGCAATCTGATGGCAGGAGCAATCCCCGATGATTTATGGTGCTTGTTCTCATTGCAAAGGTTAAATGTGAGTGGAAACAACATTGATTGCATACCTGATGGCATCATTCGTCTTTCTCGCTTGCATTTCCTTTTCATGAATTACTGCTTGATGCTTAAAGAAATTCCAGAGCTTCCATCAAGTCTAAGATGGATAGAAGCACGTGGTTGTCCACTCCTGGAAACTTTATCAAGTGATGCAAAGCATCCACTCTGGTCCTCTCTTCGCAACTGcttaaaatcacaaattcag GATTTTGAATGCCCAATAATCGGGATGCACAACTGTGTAAGTGTTTTCATTCCAGGAAGTAGTGAAATACCAGAGTGGATAAGTCATAAGAGTATGGGAAATGAAATAACAATAGATCTCCCAAAGAATTGGTATGAAGATAACAACTTCTTGGGATTTGCTTTATTCTGTCATCATGTTCTAGTTGATGATGACATATGCAAGGCATTTCAATGTGATATTTTTGCATTTGATACTCTTCGATTGTTGATATCCGATGGTGATCAATTTGGACGCGTGGAGAAGATAGAGTTTATTATGGATATGAATCTAGACATAAAGAATAGCACATTATTTGCAGATGCAGCATTGATGGTGGTCTATTTCCCTCAGATTGCCATTTCAAGTGAGTATCGATCTAATAGGTGGAACAAGTTTAAGGCTGGCTTTTCGTCCTATCTTAGGCCTATCACCAAAGCAAGTTGTGGGATCCATCTCATCTATGCGCAAGATCATCCTCAACAGAGCCTTCAACTATTCAATGTCAAAAGAAGCCATGATGATACAGAGGATCACCCACATCACAAAAGATCAAAACATGTATAG
- the LOC117921854 gene encoding disease resistance protein RPV1-like: MASTSAQMASDSSPFDLGWTYDVFLSFRGEDTRYNFTDHLYNALVGKGIITFRDDQLMRGEKIVPELLNAIEKSRSSIVVFSKTYAHSRSCLDELAKIMECSRKYGQIVLPIFYHVDPSDVRKQTGRFGDAFTRYEENWKNKVQSWREALTEAGNLSGWHVKVG; the protein is encoded by the coding sequence ATGGCTTCCACAAGCGCTCAAATGGCATCTGATTCTTCTCCATTCGACCTTGGATGGACTTATGACGtgttcttgagttttagagggGAAGACACCCGTTACAATTTCACCGATCACTTATATAATGCTTTGGTTGGAAAAGGCATTATAACTTTCAGAGATGACCAACTTATGAGAGGAGAAAAAATTGTGCCAGAGCTTCTAAATGCTATTGAAAAATCAAGATCTTCCATTGTTGTTTTCTCAAAAACTTATGCTCATTCAAGGTCGTGCCTAGACGAGCTTGCAAAGATCATGGAGTGCAGCCGGAAATATGGGCAAATAGTATTGCCAATTTTCTACCATGTGGATCCATCGGATGTACGTAAACAAACAGGGAGGTTTGGAGATGCATTCACCAGGTATGAAGAAAATTGGAAGAACAAGGTACAAAGTTGGAGGGAGGCCTTGACTGAAGCAGGCAATCTTTCTGGATGGCATGTAAAAGTGGGGTAA